The Fictibacillus arsenicus genome contains a region encoding:
- a CDS encoding GRP family sugar transporter, giving the protein MGIIWALITAVCWGSIVLVSEKLGGDFHSQTFGMTLGALLFSLVAFFIVQPDLNMAVFAIGVVSGIFWVIGQRNQFASVDYLGVSKIVPLSTGMQLFGTTLFGVLVFHEWKTTTEIMIGLAAICAIVAGALLTSRRSKKGNEKDNQNFKKGITILLISTVGYVTYVVIIRWFEVNGWQAILPQAIGMFLGALVMSLKHKPFNKYSVRNILTGLIWSTGNLTLLLALPLIGIATSFSLSQTGIIISTLGGIFILGEKRSKKEIIWVISGCVLIILGGVMLGFTKS; this is encoded by the coding sequence TTGGGTATCATATGGGCACTTATTACAGCAGTTTGCTGGGGAAGTATCGTATTAGTCAGTGAAAAGCTTGGTGGTGACTTTCATAGCCAAACCTTTGGAATGACACTTGGGGCATTGCTATTTTCACTTGTTGCGTTCTTTATTGTTCAGCCTGACCTTAACATGGCGGTGTTTGCCATTGGTGTGGTTTCAGGGATTTTCTGGGTAATTGGACAGCGTAATCAATTTGCAAGTGTTGATTATTTAGGCGTATCTAAAATTGTTCCATTATCAACAGGAATGCAATTGTTTGGTACAACGCTGTTTGGAGTACTGGTTTTTCATGAATGGAAAACAACAACAGAGATTATGATCGGACTTGCTGCGATCTGCGCGATAGTAGCAGGGGCATTGCTGACTTCCCGGCGCAGCAAGAAGGGGAACGAGAAAGATAATCAAAATTTCAAAAAAGGAATTACAATCCTTTTAATTTCAACAGTTGGATATGTTACATATGTCGTTATAATAAGATGGTTTGAAGTAAACGGATGGCAGGCTATTCTCCCTCAGGCCATAGGAATGTTTTTGGGAGCACTAGTGATGTCACTTAAACACAAACCATTTAATAAATATTCAGTGAGAAATATTTTGACAGGTTTGATCTGGAGTACGGGAAACTTAACTTTACTTCTTGCATTGCCGCTTATCGGTATCGCGACAAGTTTTTCTTTATCACAAACAGGGATAATTATTTCAACACTTGGCGGGATATTTATTTTAGGTGAAAAACGAAGTAAAAAAGAAATTATATGGGTCATTTCAGGATGTGTATTGATCATCCTTGGCGGTGTGATGCTAGGATTTACGAAATCATAG
- a CDS encoding YrhC family protein → MKNKIEKELQKKMADYQRFGFILLAVSTFFYLGLVLPVEDKNFIQSITLGIASLTCLGFTALMYNVVRKCKVQLQEITK, encoded by the coding sequence ATGAAAAACAAAATTGAGAAAGAATTACAAAAAAAGATGGCTGACTACCAGCGCTTTGGCTTTATTTTGTTGGCAGTAAGCACATTCTTCTATTTAGGATTAGTTCTTCCAGTGGAAGACAAAAACTTTATCCAATCGATTACTTTAGGTATAGCTTCACTAACATGTTTAGGCTTTACCGCACTTATGTACAATGTTGTTAGAAAGTGCAAAGTGCAATTACAGGAAATTACAAAATAA